The stretch of DNA AACCCGACTCCAGCATTGTCGGTCTTCGAGGCCCTAGGTTGTGAGGTGGATGCGGAGTTTGAACCGTTATTCAACCTGATTGACTCCCTGATTACTCTGATTACGTTGGGAGGTCTCGCAGTCGCGGTGCTCTCGCTGACCGTCGCCGGCTTGGTCTACATGTTTGGAACAAGGGATCAGATCGTACGTGCGAAGAGGCGTGTGCGTGCGGTCTTGATCGGTCTCGTGATCATCCTGTCCGCGAACATGGTCGTGGTCTGGCTGGTCTCCCAGATCGGAGGGGCGTGCTGAAAAATGACAGTGAAGCGTGTTCCTCTCCAGGCCAATAACGGTCCTCCCCGGTGGGTGGAAGCGTTGTTTGATCCGTTCCGACGATTGGCCGAGGCGTTGATCGAGATGTTGGTGGCGGTGTTGACTTACACACCAGCGCTGTACAACGGTGTTCCTGTCGAGGAGGTTCACCGGTTGAGTTTGGTGGTTGCTGTCTTGCTTTCGATATTGGTGGTGGCAGCAGCTGGACTATACCTGGTAATAGGTGTAGAACTCATAGGGATTCCGTACGCGCAGGTTCGGTTAATCCTGCCACGTCTGATCCTCGCACTGGGGGCGGCAGCGGTTTCACTGCCGATTCTGGATTTGCTTATCCAGTTTTCGGAGGCGCTGGTGGAGGCGTTCCTGCCGAGGGATGAATTACAGGTTCAGCAGTTAGCAGGCCTGACAACCGGGCTCGTACTCGTCTGGGTGATCAATGCAGCAGCACTGCTCGCGTTAGTCCTTCTGTTCATGTTCCGAGCGGTCTACCTGATGTTTG from Natronobacterium texcoconense encodes:
- a CDS encoding pilin; the encoded protein is MRPIVEATVATLSQFVASTLNPTPALSVFEALGCEVDAEFEPLFNLIDSLITLITLGGLAVAVLSLTVAGLVYMFGTRDQIVRAKRRVRAVLIGLVIILSANMVVVWLVSQIGGAC